A section of the Streptomyces sp. NBC_00178 genome encodes:
- a CDS encoding glycosyltransferase family 4 protein, with protein MRIDHATPPSPTDAPAAGRQPRVVVAVHEGVYGAASGTGFSNRAFLTALARILPTGRLSVITPHVPETAGAHDRRWTCEVQQMLKKAEAQVITIPAVPAPPGSVHGAMQLCDLAGEAALRVAHRTSRCLLVGLDAPLLGLAPYTSPTMDLLLVPRSAAALTRPGDRSRIRWEREALRAAIARGGRIGAISAHMRVHLVAGCGVPRASIVNIPNGLIREELTRPTVVRPLPFKARGGFLLAMGRAVPTKGFEDLLEALHVLKERGVRIPHLLLAAVTSEGHERLTSHQKDLAAGIRAYGLDATLITRFSPSVRSWLHSPALRAVVVPSREEPFGRIPLEAFAAGAGPVVATSAGGLAQTVIEGVTGFTSAPRDSKSLASALHRALTVLPRERERLRNGGTALVRSRHDYEASIGSVIGRIAPWVLAPSSTGEGGTR; from the coding sequence GTGCGCATCGACCATGCGACCCCGCCCTCGCCCACTGACGCGCCGGCGGCCGGTCGCCAGCCCCGCGTCGTCGTAGCTGTCCACGAGGGCGTCTACGGTGCCGCGTCGGGCACCGGCTTCAGCAACCGCGCCTTCCTGACAGCCCTCGCCCGCATCCTGCCTACGGGCCGCCTCTCCGTGATCACCCCGCACGTCCCCGAAACAGCGGGAGCGCACGATCGGCGGTGGACCTGCGAGGTCCAGCAGATGCTGAAGAAGGCCGAAGCCCAGGTGATCACGATCCCTGCGGTCCCTGCGCCGCCGGGCTCGGTCCACGGCGCCATGCAGCTGTGTGACCTGGCCGGCGAGGCTGCCTTACGCGTCGCCCATCGCACCAGCCGCTGCCTGCTCGTCGGCCTCGACGCCCCCCTCCTCGGCCTCGCCCCGTACACGTCCCCCACCATGGACCTGCTCCTCGTCCCGCGCTCCGCAGCGGCCCTCACGCGGCCAGGAGACCGGTCGCGGATCCGCTGGGAACGTGAAGCCCTACGAGCGGCGATCGCCCGAGGAGGGCGGATCGGGGCCATCTCCGCCCACATGCGAGTCCACCTCGTCGCGGGCTGCGGTGTCCCTCGGGCGAGCATCGTGAACATCCCGAACGGACTGATCCGGGAGGAGCTGACCAGGCCGACGGTTGTTCGCCCCTTGCCGTTCAAGGCCCGAGGCGGATTCCTGCTTGCCATGGGGCGCGCGGTGCCCACCAAGGGGTTCGAAGACCTGCTGGAAGCGCTGCACGTCCTGAAGGAGCGTGGGGTTCGTATTCCGCACCTGCTCCTGGCGGCCGTCACTTCGGAGGGGCACGAGCGCCTCACCTCTCATCAGAAGGACCTAGCGGCAGGCATCCGCGCCTACGGCTTGGACGCGACGCTCATCACCCGCTTCAGCCCCTCCGTCCGCTCCTGGTTGCACAGTCCGGCGCTGCGCGCGGTCGTCGTTCCCTCACGCGAGGAGCCCTTCGGACGGATACCCCTGGAGGCGTTCGCAGCAGGCGCCGGGCCAGTGGTCGCGACCAGCGCCGGCGGTCTGGCCCAGACCGTCATTGAGGGCGTGACCGGCTTCACCTCCGCACCCCGGGACTCCAAGTCCCTGGCATCCGCCCTGCACAGGGCCTTGACCGTCCTGCCCCGAGAACGCGAGCGGCTCCGGAACGGCGGAACCGCTCTGGTGCGTTCGCGCCACGATTACGAGGCCAGCATCGGCTCCGTCATCGGCCGCATCGCCCCGTGGGTTCTGGCTCCGTCGTCCACCGGGGAAGGCGGGACTCGATGA
- a CDS encoding D-2-hydroxyacid dehydrogenase, giving the protein MSRPVVLVSLESPHSFWRLSAEHERSLRIAFPGVDFRTAGEEDVPYRLAEAHVYLGWRFEPSWLTNAPHLNWIASPAAGTDHLPVAEAHAAGVTLTRSYGFHGRPMAEHAMGLILGFSRGLFMSQRVQRNRTWWKDDLAAEFFDLAGSTMTIVGCGSIGGHLARAARAFGMNVIGVRRTPPAVPRAGITWMLASAVHQAVAVADVVVNLLPATRATDRLFDHRLFTACKPGALFLNLGRATTVDQQALLAALNASHLRGAALDVSDPKPLPARHPLRLHPRVVLTPKSSTLCRTYMNEAVDFFAANLRRYLAGQPLNGLAEVPDARSSLAGG; this is encoded by the coding sequence ATGAGCAGGCCGGTGGTGCTCGTCAGCCTGGAATCCCCGCACTCCTTCTGGCGGCTGTCCGCCGAACACGAGCGTTCCCTACGTATCGCCTTCCCGGGTGTCGACTTCCGTACGGCCGGAGAGGAGGACGTGCCGTACCGGCTGGCCGAGGCACACGTCTACCTCGGCTGGCGGTTCGAGCCGTCGTGGCTCACCAACGCGCCCCACCTGAACTGGATCGCTTCCCCGGCCGCCGGCACCGACCATCTGCCCGTCGCCGAGGCTCACGCCGCCGGGGTGACCCTGACCCGCTCGTACGGGTTCCATGGCCGACCCATGGCCGAGCACGCCATGGGGCTGATCCTCGGCTTCTCCCGCGGGTTGTTCATGAGCCAGCGCGTCCAGCGAAACCGGACGTGGTGGAAGGACGACCTCGCCGCAGAGTTCTTCGACCTTGCCGGGTCGACGATGACCATCGTCGGCTGCGGCAGCATCGGAGGCCATCTCGCTCGCGCCGCCCGCGCTTTCGGCATGAACGTGATCGGAGTGCGCCGGACACCGCCTGCGGTACCCAGGGCCGGGATCACCTGGATGCTCGCCTCGGCGGTCCACCAAGCCGTCGCCGTCGCAGACGTGGTGGTCAACCTGCTGCCCGCCACCCGCGCCACGGACCGCCTCTTCGACCACCGCCTCTTCACCGCCTGCAAGCCCGGAGCGCTGTTCCTCAACCTCGGTCGTGCGACAACCGTCGACCAGCAGGCCCTCCTGGCCGCCCTCAACGCCAGCCACCTACGCGGCGCCGCCCTGGATGTCTCGGACCCGAAACCGCTGCCGGCTCGCCATCCACTCCGGCTCCACCCACGGGTCGTGCTCACACCGAAGAGCTCGACGCTCTGCCGCACGTACATGAACGAGGCGGTCGACTTCTTCGCCGCCAACCTGCGCCGATACCTCGCCGGTCAGCCGCTCAACGGCCTGGCCGAAGTGCCCGACGCCCGCTCTTCCCTCGCTGGAGGCTGA
- a CDS encoding radical SAM protein, with product MPTTRHDLAAAFAATGRNHPYLAFTLNSLCNLDCVFCKPRCMPDYGHKDRPLTTTDYAAIAAEAGTWKIRKAHCSGGEPTLRADILDVIAGLADGLGSGAAIGMTSHGNLRRGLSVEKLRDAGLTYLNLSLHSLDPERSATIMGGGDPRTTLSTLDDALALGLQVKVNCVLQRTYLDDAFAVAELARELPVAVRLIELQNIGPAQALFDTEFISEADVRDLLHEWFAGAGEVSRDQLGVRSPGQYLRPDGWAGSIGFISNSSCATCSDANRIKITPTGVARPCILHNRDIPLKPHLADDTLDDAFAHLFQAMLDRNTNDAWQGFHYVDYDLRWDRMERPEGAPVLPLLPVLTTGAAQSSCTRASTGER from the coding sequence ATGCCCACCACCCGCCACGACCTGGCCGCCGCTTTCGCGGCGACCGGCCGCAACCACCCCTACCTGGCCTTCACCCTGAACTCGCTGTGCAACCTCGACTGCGTTTTCTGCAAGCCCCGTTGCATGCCGGACTACGGGCACAAGGACCGTCCTCTGACAACCACCGACTACGCGGCCATCGCCGCCGAAGCCGGCACCTGGAAGATCCGGAAGGCGCACTGCTCCGGAGGCGAGCCGACCCTGAGGGCGGACATCCTCGACGTGATCGCGGGACTCGCAGACGGCCTCGGGTCCGGTGCCGCGATCGGCATGACGAGCCACGGCAACCTGCGCCGCGGGCTGAGCGTCGAGAAGCTCCGTGACGCCGGCCTGACGTACCTCAACCTCAGCCTGCACAGCCTCGACCCGGAACGGTCCGCCACGATCATGGGAGGCGGCGACCCACGCACCACCCTGAGCACCCTCGACGACGCCCTCGCCCTCGGCCTGCAGGTGAAGGTCAACTGCGTTCTCCAGCGCACCTACCTGGACGACGCCTTCGCCGTGGCCGAGCTCGCCCGCGAGCTGCCTGTCGCCGTCCGCCTGATCGAACTCCAGAACATCGGGCCCGCGCAGGCGCTGTTCGACACCGAGTTCATCAGCGAGGCGGACGTCCGCGACCTTCTCCACGAGTGGTTCGCGGGCGCGGGCGAGGTCTCTCGTGACCAGCTCGGGGTCCGTAGCCCCGGGCAGTACCTCCGCCCCGACGGCTGGGCGGGCTCGATCGGCTTCATCTCCAACTCCAGCTGCGCCACATGCTCCGACGCCAACCGAATCAAGATCACGCCCACCGGTGTGGCCCGCCCCTGCATCCTCCACAACCGTGACATCCCCCTGAAGCCCCACCTCGCCGACGACACCCTCGATGACGCCTTCGCCCACCTCTTCCAGGCCATGCTCGACCGCAACACGAACGACGCCTGGCAGGGCTTCCACTACGTCGACTACGACCTGCGCTGGGACCGGATGGAGCGCCCCGAGGGCGCCCCGGTCCTGCCCCTGCTCCCCGTCCTGACCACGGGCGCGGCTCAGTCCTCCTGCACCCGAGCCTCCACCGGGGAGCGGTGA
- a CDS encoding carbamoyltransferase family protein has translation MSAVLGLNFHHDTAAALIVDGRLYAAEEERWSGVKHNHPTRKGTLAAPARALQWCLEAAGIEPQDIDAVWAASMRPNPAAGWWLTEEREELAALLPAPLDERLRLLSHHTAHVLSGYLLSGHDHAAGLVIDAGGSALGADFGPGRERITGYDLRPDRIDRLHQSMPAVVPGPVGPRRVHSSLGHFYRNLARRVIPPGDEPEGSMMALAAFGDPQRYGPQIRELVRLSDDGEVRVDHPWGSADSTTPLLLRGHVWTAANALEQPEHERADLAAAVQDVFSESVVHIARHLRRLTRASSLVFSGGCALNSHLNGRLAADSGFDSLFVAPAPHDAGTAVGAALYAWHYQLGQERLPVPTDAAWGPNPGTLMPDAVPSGYRALTGLGAGLAPATATLLAEHRIVGWVQGPLEFGPRALGHRSILAHPGHAATRDRLNAIKRRADYRPFAPAVLAEHATEWFMSEGDPFMNRVAHVRRCRADRIAAVTHHDGTARVQSVAADHQGLHELLEQFHEHTGLPLLLNTSFNRKGTPILRTSPQAVQAAADLGLDALAVGDTLLIADHVSDPRAQSQPFLREG, from the coding sequence ATGTCCGCAGTCCTCGGGCTGAACTTCCATCACGACACTGCCGCCGCCTTGATCGTCGACGGCCGCCTCTACGCGGCCGAAGAGGAACGCTGGAGCGGTGTCAAACACAATCACCCCACCCGCAAGGGCACGCTCGCCGCACCGGCCCGAGCACTCCAGTGGTGCCTGGAGGCCGCCGGCATCGAACCGCAGGACATCGACGCCGTCTGGGCCGCCTCCATGCGCCCCAATCCCGCCGCCGGCTGGTGGCTCACCGAGGAACGGGAAGAGCTCGCCGCCCTCCTGCCCGCCCCGCTCGATGAACGCCTCCGCCTTCTGTCCCATCACACCGCCCATGTGCTCTCCGGCTACCTGCTCTCCGGACACGATCACGCGGCGGGCCTCGTCATCGACGCCGGCGGCTCCGCCCTCGGCGCCGACTTCGGCCCGGGCAGGGAACGCATCACCGGCTACGACCTGCGGCCGGATCGCATCGACCGCCTCCACCAGAGCATGCCGGCCGTGGTTCCCGGCCCTGTCGGCCCTCGCCGTGTCCACTCCTCCCTCGGGCACTTCTACCGGAACCTCGCCCGGAGGGTGATCCCACCCGGCGACGAGCCCGAGGGCAGCATGATGGCGCTCGCCGCATTCGGCGACCCCCAGCGCTATGGGCCGCAGATCCGCGAACTCGTACGGCTCAGCGACGACGGCGAGGTCCGCGTCGACCATCCTTGGGGCTCGGCGGACAGCACCACACCTCTGCTGCTCCGCGGCCACGTCTGGACCGCCGCCAACGCCTTGGAGCAGCCCGAACACGAACGGGCCGACCTGGCCGCCGCGGTCCAGGATGTCTTTTCCGAATCGGTCGTCCACATCGCACGCCATCTGCGGCGGCTTACACGGGCCTCGTCGCTGGTGTTCTCGGGCGGATGCGCCCTGAACTCCCACCTCAACGGCCGGCTGGCCGCCGACAGCGGCTTCGACAGCCTCTTCGTGGCGCCGGCGCCACACGACGCGGGCACCGCCGTGGGCGCCGCCTTGTACGCCTGGCACTACCAGCTCGGGCAGGAGCGCCTTCCGGTACCGACCGATGCGGCCTGGGGCCCGAACCCTGGCACGCTAATGCCTGATGCGGTGCCATCCGGCTACCGCGCTCTGACTGGCCTCGGGGCGGGCCTGGCACCCGCAACAGCCACGCTGCTCGCTGAGCACCGCATCGTCGGCTGGGTACAGGGGCCGCTCGAATTCGGGCCCCGGGCCCTCGGCCACCGTTCAATCCTCGCCCACCCGGGCCACGCCGCCACCCGGGACCGGCTCAACGCGATCAAGCGACGAGCCGATTACCGCCCGTTCGCCCCGGCCGTCCTCGCCGAGCACGCCACAGAGTGGTTCATGTCGGAGGGTGACCCCTTCATGAACCGCGTCGCCCACGTCCGCCGCTGCCGAGCCGACCGGATAGCGGCAGTCACCCACCACGACGGCACCGCCCGCGTCCAGTCCGTGGCCGCCGACCACCAGGGCCTGCACGAACTCCTTGAGCAGTTCCACGAGCACACCGGACTGCCGCTGCTCTTGAACACCTCCTTCAACCGCAAAGGCACCCCGATCCTGCGGACCTCCCCGCAAGCCGTACAGGCGGCAGCGGACCTCGGCCTCGACGCTCTCGCCGTCGGAGACACCCTCCTGATCGCCGACCACGTCTCCGACCCCCGTGCGCAGTCCCAGCCGTTCTTACGAGAGGGGTGA
- a CDS encoding HD domain-containing protein — protein sequence MAATDLPHILTTLGATAWSARASSRARVAAGLALTIYAGHTRDQGTPYLQHPLAVVAILRHELGVTQPETLLLGLLHDALEVDPSSEALVTHQLGAPFAERLRAMTPDHRLEQRPKAPGDETRWRTKTAALPAEELLVRLADRIHNLRDLAASPNQERRRKFVRNLSDFHLPLAGAARHLSPYLEAAHTLLNAEYVHHQQEARP from the coding sequence ATGGCCGCCACCGATCTGCCACACATCCTGACCACGCTCGGCGCCACCGCATGGTCCGCCAGGGCAAGTTCGCGCGCCCGTGTGGCCGCCGGCCTGGCCCTCACGATCTACGCCGGCCATACGCGGGATCAGGGCACCCCGTACCTCCAGCACCCACTCGCCGTCGTCGCGATCCTGCGGCACGAACTCGGCGTTACGCAGCCCGAGACTCTCCTCCTCGGCCTTCTGCACGACGCCCTGGAGGTCGATCCGAGCTCAGAGGCCCTCGTCACCCACCAGCTGGGGGCGCCCTTCGCCGAGCGCCTGCGTGCGATGACGCCCGACCACCGGCTCGAACAGCGCCCCAAAGCTCCCGGTGACGAGACCCGATGGCGCACGAAGACGGCGGCCCTCCCCGCAGAGGAACTCCTGGTACGGCTCGCCGACCGCATCCACAACCTGCGCGACCTGGCCGCCTCGCCGAACCAAGAGCGCCGACGGAAGTTCGTACGGAACCTCAGCGACTTCCACCTCCCCCTCGCCGGCGCCGCACGCCACCTCAGCCCCTACCTGGAAGCCGCGCACACACTGCTCAACGCCGAGTACGTCCACCATCAGCAGGAGGCACGTCCGTGA
- a CDS encoding glycosyltransferase, giving the protein MRRIAYSMEPVGRTGGRVYLRMLHEATADDVEWRTVPDHKRTYRIRRWRKLRHLAQLGPTVRALHSAPGTFVWDDISLLIFTPEMRARTVFLLHHYEPLQHDSAPVEAMLWERLFRVLPQCAAVVCVSPYWADFLRARGVRNIRVIYNAFDMAEVERARGFVRAECRAEFGLAPETIGVYAGKAVHWKGTEEVAAALTGVPGLRVITSGSNTIGLDAAHYDVERERYLRLLRACDVGVFLPRMQEGWSRCAAEALLLGLPCLIRPIAGLGDLAALTGQPTPDLDRLPAQVREHAAARRTEAKTAYETLARFDLNYFGNAWGDLLAQVA; this is encoded by the coding sequence GTGAGACGGATCGCGTACTCGATGGAGCCGGTCGGCCGGACCGGCGGCCGGGTATACCTTCGGATGCTTCACGAGGCAACCGCCGACGACGTGGAATGGCGCACGGTCCCGGACCACAAGCGCACCTACCGCATCCGCCGCTGGCGGAAGCTCCGCCACCTCGCGCAGCTGGGCCCAACCGTCCGAGCGCTGCATTCCGCCCCAGGTACCTTCGTGTGGGACGACATCAGCCTGCTGATCTTCACGCCGGAGATGCGGGCCCGCACCGTGTTCCTCCTGCACCACTACGAACCGTTGCAGCACGACTCCGCCCCCGTCGAGGCCATGCTCTGGGAGCGGCTGTTCCGGGTGCTGCCGCAGTGTGCGGCCGTGGTCTGCGTATCCCCGTACTGGGCTGACTTCCTCCGCGCCCGCGGCGTCCGCAACATACGGGTGATCTACAACGCCTTCGACATGGCCGAGGTCGAGCGGGCGCGGGGCTTCGTCCGGGCCGAGTGCCGCGCCGAATTCGGTCTGGCCCCGGAGACGATCGGCGTGTACGCGGGCAAGGCCGTCCACTGGAAGGGCACCGAGGAAGTCGCAGCGGCCCTGACCGGCGTACCCGGGCTACGGGTGATCACCAGCGGTAGCAACACCATCGGCCTTGACGCCGCGCACTACGACGTAGAGCGCGAGCGGTACCTACGGCTGCTGCGGGCGTGCGACGTCGGCGTCTTCCTGCCCCGCATGCAGGAGGGCTGGAGCCGCTGCGCGGCCGAAGCCCTACTACTCGGCCTGCCCTGCCTGATCCGGCCGATCGCGGGCCTCGGCGACCTCGCCGCTCTGACCGGCCAGCCCACGCCGGACCTCGACCGTCTGCCGGCGCAGGTCCGGGAACACGCTGCGGCACGCCGGACCGAAGCCAAGACAGCGTACGAGACCCTGGCTCGGTTCGACCTGAACTACTTCGGAAACGCCTGGGGCGACCTTCTCGCACAGGTCGCCTGA